From a single Streptomyces rubradiris genomic region:
- a CDS encoding DUF2017 domain-containing protein has protein sequence MPGHFEPLPGGGAAVALDDVEISIIRSLAVQLLELIGPGPGADAPADPLAELFAEGPSEPPADPVLRRLFPDAYSDPEHAPASPAEAEERRAHSAEFRRYTENDLRAGKREGALAVVRSLDALAPAGEGGAVLKLTPEESRQWLGALNDLRLAIGARLEITDEDDTELLYRLPDEDPRKPMVLAYLWLGGLQETLVSTLMS, from the coding sequence ATGCCCGGACACTTCGAACCGCTCCCCGGCGGCGGCGCGGCCGTCGCGCTCGACGACGTCGAGATCTCCATCATCCGCTCGCTGGCCGTCCAGCTCCTGGAGCTGATCGGTCCCGGACCCGGCGCCGACGCCCCGGCCGACCCGCTGGCCGAGCTGTTCGCCGAGGGCCCGAGCGAGCCGCCGGCCGACCCGGTGCTCAGGCGGCTCTTCCCGGACGCCTACAGCGACCCGGAGCACGCGCCCGCCTCGCCGGCCGAGGCCGAGGAGCGGCGGGCGCACTCCGCCGAGTTCCGCCGCTACACCGAGAACGACCTGCGCGCGGGCAAGCGGGAGGGCGCGCTCGCCGTGGTCCGCTCGCTGGACGCGCTCGCCCCGGCCGGGGAGGGCGGCGCGGTGCTGAAGCTGACGCCGGAGGAGTCCCGGCAGTGGCTCGGCGCGCTCAACGACCTCCGGCTGGCGATCGGCGCCCGGCTGGAGATCACCGACGAGGACGACACGGAACTGCTCTACCGGCTGCCGGACGAGGACCCGCGCAAGCCGATGGTGCTGGCGTACCTCTGGCTGGGCGGGCTCCAGGAGACCTTGGTGTCGACTCTGATGTCGTGA
- a CDS encoding immune inhibitor A domain-containing protein codes for MTSRSWTFRAAAIGVTLAAASASFATFAVAEASTQPRPATANRHDPAPVKQHEHDLDGPLSKTQDAQREEALNQLISGKATAQERNGSKVVKLKSRKGESKYVELSREKTDKIFTILVEFGDKTDPKFGGTPGPLHNQIAAPDRAKDNSTAWQQDYDRKHYQDLYFGTGKNTESLKKYYEKQSSGRYSVSGEVTDWVKVPYNEARYGNNACGSTNCPSVWNIVSDGLGAWVAQQKAAGRTDADIKKDLVQYDQWDRYDFDGDGNFNEPDGYVDHFQIVHAGEDESAGGGAEGENAIWAHRWYAFGTDAGATGPQNNKLGGTQVGDTGIWVGDYTIQPENGGLGVFAHEYGHDLGLPDEYDTAGGDNSTGFWTLMSSGSWLGRGKESIGDLPGDMNAWDKLQLGWLNYDTATAGKQSTHKLGPAEYNTFDKQALVVSLPDKAVTTTIVQPAQGSAQWWSGSGNDLKNTLTRSVDLTGKTSASLSLDGWWATEEGYDYVYTEVSTDGGANWTALDGTADGQALPKDAGGKPALSGFSETHKKLSFPLDAYAGKKIDLRFRYATDSGVAENGFTADEITVTADGTPLFSDDAEKADAGWTANGFSRIGASFTKDYKQYYIAENRQYVSYDKTLKTGPYNFGFASRPDWVEHYPYQNGLLIWKWDTSQADNNTNSTNGHPGTGLILPVDSHPTALKWADGTLLRNRVQAYDSPFSLYATDGITLHKADVALKIKGSKGVPVFNDHTSTYYDPANPTGGVKVTDTNTKITIVKEAKDGSTISLKVGPAVK; via the coding sequence GTGACCAGCAGATCCTGGACGTTCAGGGCGGCCGCCATCGGCGTGACCCTCGCGGCGGCGTCCGCCTCGTTCGCGACGTTCGCCGTCGCCGAGGCGAGCACCCAGCCCCGGCCCGCCACCGCGAACCGGCACGACCCGGCACCGGTGAAGCAGCACGAGCACGACCTGGACGGCCCGCTGAGCAAGACCCAGGACGCCCAGCGCGAAGAGGCCCTGAACCAGCTCATATCCGGCAAGGCCACCGCGCAGGAGCGCAACGGCTCGAAGGTCGTCAAGCTCAAGAGCCGCAAGGGCGAGAGCAAGTACGTCGAGCTGAGCCGCGAGAAGACCGACAAGATCTTCACCATCCTGGTGGAGTTCGGGGACAAGACCGACCCCAAGTTCGGCGGCACCCCCGGCCCGCTGCACAACCAGATCGCCGCGCCGGACCGCGCCAAGGACAACTCCACGGCCTGGCAGCAGGACTACGACCGCAAGCATTACCAGGACCTCTACTTCGGCACCGGCAAGAACACCGAGTCGCTGAAGAAGTACTACGAGAAGCAGTCCTCGGGCCGCTACTCGGTCTCCGGCGAGGTCACCGACTGGGTCAAGGTCCCCTACAACGAGGCCCGTTACGGCAACAACGCGTGCGGTTCCACCAACTGCCCGAGCGTGTGGAACATCGTCAGCGACGGCCTGGGCGCCTGGGTCGCCCAGCAGAAGGCGGCCGGCCGCACCGACGCCGACATCAAGAAGGACCTCGTCCAGTACGACCAGTGGGACCGGTACGACTTCGACGGCGACGGCAACTTCAACGAGCCGGACGGCTACGTCGACCACTTCCAGATCGTGCACGCCGGTGAGGACGAGTCCGCGGGCGGCGGCGCCGAGGGCGAGAACGCGATCTGGGCCCACCGCTGGTACGCCTTCGGCACCGACGCCGGTGCCACCGGCCCGCAGAACAACAAGCTCGGCGGCACCCAGGTCGGCGACACCGGCATCTGGGTCGGCGACTACACCATCCAGCCGGAGAACGGCGGCCTCGGCGTCTTCGCCCACGAGTACGGCCACGACCTCGGCCTGCCGGACGAGTACGACACCGCCGGCGGCGACAACTCCACCGGTTTCTGGACCCTGATGTCCTCCGGCTCCTGGCTCGGCCGGGGCAAGGAGTCCATCGGCGACCTGCCCGGCGACATGAACGCCTGGGACAAGCTCCAGCTGGGCTGGCTGAACTACGACACCGCCACGGCCGGCAAGCAGTCCACGCACAAGCTGGGCCCGGCCGAGTACAACACCTTCGACAAGCAGGCCCTCGTGGTCAGCCTGCCCGACAAGGCGGTCACCACCACGATCGTCCAGCCCGCCCAGGGCTCGGCCCAGTGGTGGAGCGGCAGCGGCAACGACCTGAAGAACACGCTGACCCGGTCCGTGGACCTGACCGGCAAGACCTCGGCGAGCCTCAGCCTGGACGGTTGGTGGGCCACCGAGGAGGGCTACGACTACGTCTACACCGAGGTGTCCACCGACGGCGGCGCCAACTGGACCGCGCTGGACGGCACCGCGGACGGCCAGGCCCTGCCGAAGGACGCCGGCGGCAAGCCCGCGCTGAGCGGCTTCTCCGAGACGCACAAGAAGCTGTCGTTCCCGCTCGACGCCTACGCGGGCAAGAAGATCGACCTGCGCTTCCGCTACGCCACCGACAGCGGTGTCGCGGAGAACGGCTTCACCGCCGACGAGATCACCGTGACCGCCGACGGCACCCCGCTGTTCTCGGACGACGCCGAGAAGGCGGACGCCGGCTGGACCGCGAACGGCTTCTCCCGCATCGGCGCGTCCTTCACCAAGGACTACAAGCAGTACTACATCGCCGAGAACCGGCAGTACGTGTCGTACGACAAGACGCTGAAGACGGGCCCGTACAACTTCGGCTTCGCGTCGCGCCCGGACTGGGTGGAGCACTACCCGTACCAGAACGGCCTGCTGATCTGGAAGTGGGACACCTCCCAGGCGGACAACAACACCAACAGCACCAACGGTCACCCGGGCACCGGTCTGATCCTCCCCGTCGACTCGCACCCGACGGCGCTGAAGTGGGCCGACGGCACGCTGCTGCGCAACCGCGTCCAGGCATACGACTCGCCGTTCAGCCTGTACGCCACGGACGGCATCACCCTGCACAAGGCCGATGTCGCGCTGAAGATCAAGGGCTCGAAGGGCGTGCCGGTCTTCAACGACCACACCAGCACCTACTACGACCCGGCGAACCCGACCGGTGGCGTGAAGGTCACTGACACCAACACCAAGATCACGATCGTCAAGGAGGCCAAGGACGGCTCGACGATCTCCCTCAAGGTCGGCCCCGCGGTGAAGTAA
- a CDS encoding RDD family protein produces the protein MSSAPPPGSGEQPPEDDPFRKRPPSDQGSGSPYGTPPPYGGDQPPPPGGPYGGGPYGGGPYGGGPYGGGPYGAGAGGYPADPLAGMPPLADSGKRTLARIIDMVLVGIVVWLLTMAFGVSEYTYTIDGDRIDAGRSVAQSLIAAALYVAYDTFMISRSGQTLGKKWLGLRVADLANGATPSVSTSLTRALVLWVPFAFCCACVWTAVAGGWSFFDKPYKQGLHDKAAKTVVVSTR, from the coding sequence ATGAGCAGCGCACCGCCCCCCGGCTCCGGAGAGCAGCCCCCCGAGGACGACCCCTTCAGGAAGCGGCCCCCGTCGGACCAGGGGTCGGGCTCGCCGTACGGCACCCCGCCCCCGTACGGCGGCGACCAGCCCCCGCCCCCCGGCGGACCTTACGGAGGAGGCCCCTACGGAGGAGGCCCCTACGGCGGCGGGCCGTACGGCGGCGGCCCCTACGGAGCCGGGGCCGGTGGCTATCCCGCCGATCCGCTGGCCGGCATGCCCCCGCTCGCCGACAGCGGCAAGCGGACGCTCGCGCGGATCATCGACATGGTCCTGGTCGGCATCGTCGTCTGGCTGCTCACCATGGCGTTCGGCGTGAGCGAGTACACATACACCATCGACGGCGACCGGATCGACGCCGGCCGGTCCGTCGCCCAGTCCTTGATCGCGGCCGCGCTCTATGTCGCCTACGACACCTTCATGATCAGCCGGTCGGGGCAGACGCTCGGCAAGAAGTGGCTCGGCCTGCGGGTGGCCGATCTGGCGAACGGCGCCACCCCGTCCGTGTCGACCTCGCTGACCCGCGCCCTGGTGCTGTGGGTGCCGTTCGCCTTCTGCTGCGCCTGTGTCTGGACGGCCGTCGCGGGCGGCTGGAGCTTCTTCGACAAGCCGTACAAGCAGGGCCTGCACGACAAGGCGGCCAAGACGGTGGTGGTCAGCACCCGGTGA
- a CDS encoding isochorismatase family protein: MRRALIVVDVQNDFCEGGSLAVAGGADVAAAITELIGEAAGTGYRHVVATRDHHIAPGGHFADDPDYVRSWPAHCVAGTEGVGFHPNFAPAVASGAVDAVFDKGAYSAAYSGFEGTDEHGVSLADWLRSREITEVDVVGIATDHCVRATALDAAREGFRTQVLLDLTAGVAPETTEGALEELRAAGVELTGKPVVGG, from the coding sequence ATGCGCCGCGCCTTGATCGTCGTAGACGTGCAGAACGACTTCTGCGAGGGGGGCAGCCTCGCGGTGGCCGGGGGAGCCGACGTGGCCGCCGCCATCACGGAGCTGATCGGCGAGGCGGCGGGCACCGGGTACCGGCACGTGGTGGCCACCCGGGACCACCACATCGCCCCCGGTGGTCACTTCGCCGACGACCCCGACTACGTCCGCTCCTGGCCCGCGCACTGTGTCGCGGGCACGGAGGGCGTGGGCTTCCACCCGAACTTCGCCCCCGCGGTCGCCTCCGGCGCGGTGGACGCCGTGTTCGACAAGGGGGCGTACTCGGCGGCGTACAGCGGCTTCGAGGGCACCGACGAGCACGGCGTGTCCCTGGCCGACTGGCTGCGCTCCCGGGAGATCACGGAGGTGGACGTGGTGGGCATCGCCACGGACCACTGCGTACGGGCCACCGCCCTGGACGCGGCCCGCGAGGGCTTCCGCACCCAGGTCCTGCTGGACCTGACGGCCGGGGTCGCCCCGGAGACGACCGAGGGCGCCCTGGAGGAGCTGCGGGCGGCGGGCGTCGAGCTGACCGGCAAGCCGGTCGTCGGCGGCTGA
- the clpS gene encoding ATP-dependent Clp protease adapter ClpS, producing the protein MGSVTSPAPVEIERTESAEEISAVPEPDVPWVTIVHNDPVNLMSYVTYVFQTYFGYSKDKATKLMLDVHHKGRAVVSSGSREEMERDVQAMHGYGLWATLQQDRK; encoded by the coding sequence ATGGGCAGTGTGACGTCACCCGCGCCCGTAGAGATCGAACGCACCGAGTCGGCGGAGGAGATCTCCGCCGTACCCGAACCCGACGTCCCCTGGGTCACCATCGTCCACAACGACCCGGTCAATCTCATGAGCTACGTCACCTACGTCTTCCAGACGTACTTCGGCTACTCCAAGGACAAGGCCACCAAGCTCATGCTCGACGTCCACCACAAGGGCCGGGCGGTCGTCTCCAGCGGGAGCCGCGAGGAGATGGAGCGCGACGTGCAGGCGATGCACGGCTACGGACTGTGGGCCACCCTCCAGCAGGACCGGAAGTAA
- a CDS encoding RDD family protein, which yields MSAPTPAPGDDRPREGYYPDPSIPGYVRYWNGASWVPGTSRPAPKDGEPLIPPPGLRPAAPAVEETGPHFFDEDPPAAGARPAETGPATGTGRQDPGGARAGRWEQTAQAAQADQWARAGESDQSDPADQWTRTGQAGPRGQADQWSAVDQADQNGQAGQNGQAGQNGQAGQNGQAGQNGQAGQWATPAQPGTPAQSGTPAQSGVPGQSGGPAQSGVPGQSGGPAQSGVPGQSGGPAQSGGPAQSGGTALPGTPGTPGLPGQRDRSGGFGGDAGRGGAWGADPRVPMDSPAGSGGQGAARADGAATVPPAEAGDAPDPGTFVFRRPVTRTDDGTMTIRPVTRTDDGTMTIRPVPSDPPGPAAEGAQGPVGAPAASGFGAGKAAAQAAAAQAPVTPQAQQPQAPHPAPAVAAPVPQQSGPAPVTTPVTSGPGGGQASWAQQVHQLAGGGDEPSVAPWKPPVEDLFQAAARRQAAARPAGLGKRLAARLIDLAVVGAVTAAAAVPLGIRAVDHVQQKIDAARLSGHQVTVWLIDGTTGTGLGIVLAVLLLAGVLYEVLPTVRWGRTLGKKLCGLEVRDIEAHEPPTFGPALRRWLVFSVPGLLVVGVVGVLWCLFDRPWRQCWHDKAAHTFVAG from the coding sequence ATGAGCGCCCCAACCCCGGCACCCGGCGACGACAGGCCCCGCGAGGGCTACTACCCGGACCCGTCCATCCCCGGCTACGTCCGGTACTGGAACGGCGCCTCCTGGGTGCCCGGCACCAGCCGTCCGGCGCCGAAGGACGGCGAGCCGCTCATCCCGCCCCCCGGTCTGCGGCCGGCCGCCCCGGCCGTGGAGGAGACGGGCCCCCACTTCTTCGACGAGGACCCGCCCGCGGCCGGCGCCCGGCCCGCGGAGACCGGCCCGGCCACCGGCACCGGACGGCAGGACCCCGGAGGCGCCCGGGCGGGCCGGTGGGAACAGACGGCCCAGGCCGCCCAGGCGGATCAGTGGGCCCGGGCGGGCGAGAGCGACCAGTCAGACCCGGCCGACCAGTGGACCCGCACGGGCCAGGCCGGTCCGCGCGGCCAGGCCGATCAGTGGTCGGCCGTGGACCAGGCAGACCAGAACGGCCAGGCAGGCCAGAACGGCCAGGCAGGCCAGAACGGCCAGGCAGGCCAGAACGGCCAGGCAGGCCAGAACGGCCAGGCAGGCCAGTGGGCCACCCCTGCCCAGCCCGGCACGCCCGCCCAGTCCGGCACGCCCGCCCAGTCCGGAGTCCCCGGTCAGTCCGGTGGACCCGCCCAGTCCGGAGTCCCCGGTCAGTCCGGTGGACCCGCCCAGTCCGGAGTCCCCGGTCAGTCCGGAGGCCCCGCCCAGTCCGGAGGCCCCGCCCAGTCCGGCGGGACCGCCCTGCCCGGTACCCCCGGTACCCCCGGTCTCCCCGGGCAGCGGGACCGGTCGGGTGGGTTCGGTGGGGACGCCGGGCGTGGTGGGGCCTGGGGTGCCGATCCGCGGGTGCCGATGGACTCCCCGGCCGGCTCCGGTGGCCAGGGCGCCGCCCGCGCCGACGGCGCCGCGACGGTCCCCCCGGCCGAGGCCGGCGACGCCCCGGACCCCGGCACGTTCGTCTTCCGGCGCCCGGTGACCCGTACCGACGACGGCACGATGACCATCCGCCCGGTGACCCGTACCGACGACGGCACGATGACCATCCGCCCGGTGCCCTCCGACCCGCCCGGCCCCGCCGCCGAGGGCGCCCAGGGCCCCGTCGGCGCGCCCGCCGCCTCCGGCTTCGGCGCCGGCAAGGCCGCCGCCCAGGCCGCCGCCGCGCAGGCGCCCGTCACCCCTCAGGCGCAGCAGCCGCAGGCACCGCACCCCGCTCCCGCCGTGGCGGCCCCCGTGCCGCAGCAGTCCGGCCCCGCTCCCGTCACCACCCCCGTGACCAGCGGGCCCGGCGGCGGGCAGGCGTCCTGGGCGCAACAGGTGCACCAGCTGGCCGGCGGCGGGGACGAACCGTCCGTCGCGCCGTGGAAGCCACCGGTGGAGGACCTCTTCCAGGCCGCCGCGCGCCGGCAGGCCGCCGCGCGGCCCGCCGGTCTCGGCAAGCGGCTCGCGGCGCGGCTGATCGACCTGGCCGTGGTGGGCGCCGTGACGGCCGCCGCGGCGGTGCCGCTCGGTATCCGGGCCGTGGACCACGTCCAGCAGAAGATCGACGCGGCCCGGCTGTCCGGCCACCAGGTCACCGTGTGGCTGATCGACGGCACGACCGGCACCGGCCTCGGCATCGTCCTCGCCGTCCTGCTGCTCGCCGGTGTCCTGTACGAGGTGCTGCCCACCGTCCGCTGGGGCCGCACCCTCGGCAAGAAGCTGTGCGGTCTGGAGGTGCGGGACATCGAGGCGCACGAGCCGCCGACGTTCGGCCCGGCGCTGCGCCGCTGGCTGGTGTTCAGCGTGCCGGGTCTGCTGGTCGTCGGTGTCGTGGGCGTGCTGTGGTGTCTGTTCGACCGGCCCTGGCGCCAGTGCTGGCACGACAAGGCGGCGCACACGTTCGTCGCGGGCTGA
- a CDS encoding SsgA family sporulation/cell division regulator → MRHTVVERELELRLVLSPEESVPVPARLTYRCDDPYAVHIAFHINSERPVHWTFARELLVEGVFRPCGQGDVRVWPGRSDGRGVVLMALSAPDGDALLQAPVAQVSAWLERTLRAVPPGTEGGQPGLDDALDQLLAR, encoded by the coding sequence ATGCGGCACACCGTGGTGGAGCGGGAGCTGGAGCTGAGGCTCGTCCTGTCGCCGGAGGAGAGCGTGCCGGTCCCGGCCCGGCTCACCTACCGCTGCGACGACCCCTACGCCGTCCACATCGCCTTCCACATCAACTCCGAGCGCCCGGTGCACTGGACGTTCGCCCGCGAGCTGCTGGTGGAGGGGGTGTTCCGGCCGTGCGGGCAGGGCGACGTGCGGGTGTGGCCGGGCAGGTCGGACGGGCGCGGTGTCGTCCTGATGGCGCTGAGCGCGCCGGACGGCGACGCGCTGCTCCAGGCGCCCGTCGCGCAGGTCTCGGCCTGGCTGGAGCGGACGCTGCGGGCGGTGCCGCCGGGCACGGAGGGCGGTCAGCCGGGCCTCGACGACGCGCTCGACCAGCTCCTCGCCCGGTGA
- a CDS encoding FAD-binding oxidoreductase, protein MIMSRIEAPRDEHTGNLADRLLAGLPPEAVLTDPDVTASYAHDMASFCPAGRPAAVVLPRTVEQVQHVMRTATELRVPVVPQGARTGLSGGANATDGCIALSLTKMDRILEISPVDRIAVVEPGVINATLSRAVEEHGLYYPPDPSSWEMCTIGGNIGTASGGLCCVKYGVTAEYVLGLDVVLADGRLMSTGRRTAKGVAGYDLTRLFVGSEGSLGIVVRAVLALKPKPPRQLVLAAEFASATAACDAVCRIMAGGHVPSLLELMDRTTVKAVNDLAHMGLPETTEALLLAAFDTPDPATDLAAVAALCEAAGATGVVPADDAAESELLLQARRLSLTALEAVKGTTMIDDVCVPRSRLGEMLAGVERIAAEYDLTIGVCAHAGDGNTHPTVCFDARDPEESRRARESFDAIMALGLELGGTITGEHGVGVLKKEWLARELGPVGVEMQRAVKHAFDPLGILNPGKLL, encoded by the coding sequence GTGATCATGAGCCGTATCGAAGCGCCACGCGACGAGCACACCGGTAACCTCGCCGACCGGCTCCTGGCCGGCCTGCCGCCCGAGGCCGTCCTGACCGACCCCGACGTCACCGCCTCCTACGCCCACGACATGGCGAGCTTCTGCCCGGCCGGCCGGCCCGCCGCCGTCGTCCTGCCGCGCACCGTCGAGCAGGTCCAGCACGTCATGCGCACCGCCACCGAGCTGCGTGTCCCGGTCGTCCCGCAGGGCGCCCGCACCGGCCTGTCCGGCGGCGCGAACGCCACCGACGGCTGCATCGCGCTGTCACTGACCAAGATGGACCGCATCCTGGAGATCAGCCCGGTCGACCGGATCGCCGTGGTGGAACCGGGCGTGATCAACGCGACGCTCTCCCGCGCGGTCGAGGAACACGGCCTGTACTACCCGCCGGACCCCTCCAGCTGGGAGATGTGCACCATCGGCGGCAACATCGGCACCGCCTCCGGCGGCCTGTGCTGCGTCAAGTACGGCGTCACCGCCGAGTACGTCCTCGGCCTGGACGTCGTCCTCGCCGACGGCCGGCTGATGTCCACCGGCCGGCGCACCGCCAAGGGCGTCGCGGGCTACGACCTCACCCGTCTCTTCGTCGGCTCCGAGGGCTCCCTCGGCATCGTCGTCCGGGCGGTCCTGGCGCTGAAGCCGAAGCCGCCCCGGCAGCTGGTGCTGGCCGCCGAGTTCGCCTCGGCGACCGCCGCCTGCGACGCGGTGTGCCGCATCATGGCCGGCGGTCACGTCCCGTCCCTCCTCGAACTGATGGACCGTACGACGGTCAAGGCGGTCAACGACCTCGCGCACATGGGCCTGCCCGAGACCACCGAGGCACTGCTGCTGGCCGCCTTCGACACCCCGGACCCCGCCACCGACCTGGCCGCCGTCGCCGCCCTGTGCGAGGCCGCCGGCGCCACCGGGGTCGTGCCCGCCGACGACGCGGCCGAGTCCGAACTGCTGCTCCAGGCCCGGCGGCTCTCGCTGACCGCGCTGGAGGCGGTCAAGGGCACGACGATGATCGACGACGTGTGCGTGCCGCGCTCCCGGCTCGGCGAGATGCTGGCCGGCGTCGAGCGGATCGCCGCCGAGTACGACCTCACGATCGGGGTGTGCGCGCACGCGGGCGACGGCAACACACACCCCACCGTCTGCTTCGACGCCCGCGACCCCGAGGAGTCCCGCCGGGCCCGCGAGTCCTTCGACGCGATCATGGCCCTCGGCCTGGAGCTGGGCGGCACCATCACCGGGGAACACGGGGTCGGCGTGCTGAAGAAGGAGTGGCTGGCCCGGGAGCTGGGCCCGGTCGGGGTGGAGATGCAGCGGGCGGTGAAGCATGCCTTCGACCCGCTGGGCATCCTCAACCCCGGCAAGCTGCTCTGA
- a CDS encoding nicotinate phosphoribosyltransferase, with protein MNTADLGLPVDVPSTALFTDQYELTMLRAALKAGTAERRSVFEVFTRRLPNGRRYGVVAGTGRVLDAVENFRFDPGVLGFLRERQIVDEETLKWLADYRFSGDIWGYPEGEVYFPGSPVMRVEGSFAECVLLETVILSILNHDSAIAAAASRMASAAGDRPLIEMGARRTHELAAVAAARAAYVGGFATTSDLAAGFRYGIPTVGTSAHAFTLLHDRERDAFQAQVETLGRGTTLLVDTYDVAEAVRTAVEVAGPELGAVRIDSGDLLLVAHRVRQQLDELGATDTKIIVTSDLDEYAIASLAAAPVDAYGVGTQLVTGSGHPTSSMVYKLVARADSADPKAPLVPVAKKSSGGKMSIGGRKWAARRLDADGIAEAEVVGTGPVPAELAGRQLLVPLVRGGTVVAREPLDVTRDRHIAARANLPLSATQLSRGEPVIPTEYVHGRSGS; from the coding sequence ATGAACACAGCGGACCTTGGGCTGCCGGTGGACGTTCCCTCGACGGCGCTCTTCACGGACCAGTACGAGCTGACGATGCTGCGCGCCGCGCTGAAGGCCGGTACGGCCGAACGGCGGAGCGTGTTCGAGGTCTTCACCCGGCGGCTGCCGAACGGGCGCCGCTACGGCGTGGTGGCCGGGACCGGACGCGTCCTGGACGCGGTGGAGAACTTCCGCTTCGACCCGGGCGTCCTCGGCTTCCTGCGCGAGCGGCAGATCGTCGACGAGGAGACCCTGAAGTGGCTCGCCGACTACCGCTTCAGCGGCGACATATGGGGTTACCCCGAGGGCGAGGTGTACTTCCCCGGCTCGCCGGTCATGCGCGTCGAGGGCAGCTTCGCCGAGTGCGTCCTGCTGGAGACGGTGATCCTGTCCATCCTCAACCACGACTCCGCGATCGCCGCCGCCGCCTCCCGGATGGCCTCCGCCGCCGGTGACCGGCCGCTGATCGAGATGGGCGCCCGGCGCACCCACGAGCTGGCCGCGGTGGCCGCCGCCCGCGCCGCCTACGTCGGCGGCTTCGCCACCACCTCCGACCTCGCGGCCGGCTTCCGCTACGGCATCCCCACCGTGGGCACCTCGGCCCACGCCTTCACCCTGCTGCACGACCGCGAGCGGGACGCCTTCCAGGCCCAGGTGGAGACCCTCGGCCGGGGCACCACCCTGCTGGTGGACACCTACGACGTCGCCGAGGCCGTCCGCACGGCGGTGGAGGTGGCCGGCCCCGAGCTGGGCGCCGTCCGCATCGACTCCGGCGACCTGCTGCTGGTGGCCCACCGGGTGCGGCAGCAGCTGGACGAGCTCGGCGCCACCGACACGAAGATCATCGTGACCTCCGACCTGGACGAGTACGCCATCGCCTCGCTGGCCGCCGCGCCCGTGGACGCCTACGGCGTCGGCACCCAGCTGGTGACCGGCTCCGGGCACCCCACCAGCTCCATGGTCTACAAGCTGGTCGCCCGCGCCGACTCCGCCGACCCGAAGGCGCCGCTGGTGCCGGTCGCGAAGAAGTCCAGCGGCGGCAAGATGTCGATCGGGGGCCGCAAGTGGGCGGCGCGCCGGCTGGACGCGGACGGGATCGCCGAGGCCGAGGTCGTCGGCACCGGGCCGGTGCCGGCCGAGCTGGCCGGCCGGCAGCTGCTGGTGCCGCTGGTGCGCGGCGGCACGGTGGTGGCCCGGGAGCCGCTGGACGTGACCCGGGACCGGCACATCGCGGCGCGCGCCAATCTGCCGCTGTCCGCTACCCAGCTCTCGCGCGGGGAACCCGTCATCCCGACGGAGTACGTGCACGGGCGCTCGGGTAGCTAA